The Dioscorea cayenensis subsp. rotundata cultivar TDr96_F1 chromosome 7, TDr96_F1_v2_PseudoChromosome.rev07_lg8_w22 25.fasta, whole genome shotgun sequence genome includes a region encoding these proteins:
- the LOC120265181 gene encoding putative disease resistance protein RGA3, whose amino-acid sequence MSVNQKLTKDEHGKNVDPSLYRSMIGSLLYLTVSRLDMSFSVGVRIRYQATPKESHSKAIKRIIKYVHGTTEYGIWHSKDSNSHLAGYSDADWARNIDDRKSTSGGCFYLGAPKPQKLVEIGKRIAEKCGRLPLAIQVLGCIMCYKREESEWQAMLENIETWKFQHTKNKIMPELWQSYVDLPTHLKKCFAFCAIFPKDYNIEEVKLIQLWMAHGFIASQKGDNMEVKGREIFRELIKRSLLQNECFVHSSKKGSVCKMHDLIHDLAYFVMENECFPSLNISAGPEILISLCHLTFYADSYVDENYYQGDCSIIHTVRYCPGNLSVLSKLKLLRVLDLSYAYIDGLPASIEHLHHLRYLDISYTLIRKLPESIGMLVNLQTFTLYGCRELSELPKSITYMNNIRHLLFYCSTQLEAFPANLSQLPNLKTLLVHNVEDDVENNIRQLKSLNPFGELALYNLQKVKNADDARKADTEWDKLPPLEILPCLEHLRLLKMDGIKHIVNVREGNVPQSFPALKKLILDGMKNLEGWCVEEAGEANLYLLPGLIQIKITKYPKLTTTMTSIPTLQELHMDNSFCETQISGMSWERRFFKHLKSLRSLSIKYCTEELVLLLENEEDIRAMKSSLESLEIFYCNQLSLRLVLQNLPSLRDLQVKSLEKLVSWPDELQGMNSLNNLTISSCKKLTSISSQGDCGPPFLKCLWVFGYDALRELPMCPKSLQSLIITDCRVMESLWPEMGHLTSIHIRSV is encoded by the exons ATGAGTGTGAATCAGAAGTTGACAAAAGATGAGCATGGAAAAAATGTAGACCCAAGTCTTTATAGAAGCATGATTGGAAGCTTACTCTACCTCACAGTCAGCAGGCTAGATATGTCTTTCAGTGTTGGAGTTCGTATACGATATCAAGCAACACCGAAGGAGTCTCATTCGAAAGCTATTAAACGTATCATTAAATATGTTCATGGTACTACAGAATATGGAATTTGGCATTCAAAAGACTCCAACTCACATCTTGCGGGTTATAGTGATGCAGATTGGGCAAGAAacattgatgatagaaaaagcacCTCAGGAGGATGTTTCTACCTTG GTGCACCGAAGCCACAAAAATTAGTGGAGATTGGTAAAAGGATTGCTGAGAAATGTGGAAGATTACCACTTGCTATACAAGTGTTGGGGTGTATTATGTGTTATAAGAGAGAAGAAAGTGAATGGCAGGCCATGTTGGAAAATATTGAAACATGGAAGTTTCAACAtacgaaaaataaaatcatgccaGAGCTGTGGCAAAGCTATGTTGATTTGCCTACTCATTTAAAGAAATGTTTTGCCTTTTGCGCCATATTTCCAAAGGATTACAATATTGAGGAAGTGAAGCTGATTCAGTTATGGATGGCTCATGGGTTTATTGCATCTCAAAAAGGAGACAATATGGAAGTTAAAGGGCGAGAGATTTTTAGGGAGTTGATAAAGCGATCTCTTTTGCAAAATGAGTGCTTTGTTCATTCAAGTAAAAAAGGAAGTGTGTGTAAGATGCATGATCTCATCCATGATCTGGCATACTTTGTTATGGAGAATGAATGCTTCCCATCATTGAACATCAGTGCAGGTCCCGAAATTCTAATATCACTATGTCATTTGACTTTTTATGCTGACTCTTATGTTGACGAAAATTATTACCAAGGTGATTGCTCCATCATTCATACTGTGCGATATTGTCCAGGAAACTTAAGTGTGTTGTCAAAGCTGAAGTTGCTGAGAGTGCTTGACTTGAGTTATGCATACATTGATGGGTTGCCTGCATCGATAGAGCATTTGCATCATCTAAGATACCTCGATATTTCTTATACTCTTATTAGGAAACTACCAGAATCCATCGGTATGCTAGTTAATCTGCAGACATTTACTCTCTATGGTTGTCGTGAACTTTCTGAGCTTCCCAAGAgcataacatacatgaacaatATTAGACACCTTCTTTTTTATTGTAGTACACAGTTGGAGGCATTCCCTGCTAATTTGAGTCAATTACCAAACTTGAAAACACTACTAGTACATAATGTAGAAGATGATGTAGAGAACAATATTAGACAATTAAAGTCCTTGAATCCCTTCGGTGAACTTGCTTTGTATAATCTCCAGAAGGTGAAGAATGCTGATGATGCTAGAAAAGCTGATACGG AATGGGATAAGCTCCCTCCACTAGAGATATTACCCTGTCTTGAGCATCTCAGGCTGTTGAAAATGGATGGCATCAAACACATTGTTAATGTCAGAGAAGGCAATGTACCGCAATCATTCCCTGCATTGAAGAAGTTGATTTTAGATGGAATGAAGAACTTAGAGGGGTGGTGTGTGGAGGAGGCTGGAGAGGCAAATCTATACTTGCTTCCGGGCCTCATTCAGATAAAGATTACTAAATACCCCAAGTTGACAACAACCATGACATCCATTCCAACTCTCCAAGAGTTACATATGGATAATTCATTCTGTGAGACACAAATCTCTGGCATGTCCTGGGAAAGAAGGTTCTTCAAGCATTTGAAATCTCTTCGGAGTTTGAGTATAAAATATTGTACCGAGGAGTTGGTTTTATTGctggaaaatgaagaggatATAAGAGCCATGAAGTCATCACTTGAGAGTTTAGAGATTTTTTATTGCAATCAGTTATCATTGAGATTGGTTTTGCAGAACCTTCCATCTCTAAGAGACCTACAGGTGAAGTCGCTTGAAAAGCTAGTGTCTTGGCCAGACGAGTTGCAAGGCATGAACTCCCTCAATAATCTGACAATTAGTTCTTGTAAGAAATTGACCAGTATATCATCACAAGGTGACTGCGGTCCACCTTTTCTGAAGTGTCTTTGGGTTTTTGGCTATGATGCCCTTAGAGAATTGCCCATGTGCCCCAAATCTCTCCAATCCTTGATTATTACCGATTGTCGAGTAATGGAGTCTTTGTGGCCAGAAATGGGGCACCTTACTTCTATCCACATTAGAAGTGTGTGA